One window of the Candidatus Jettenia sp. genome contains the following:
- the hemL gene encoding glutamate-1-semialdehyde 2,1-aminomutase, which produces MSKRITEKSEKTFAEAQKFIPGGVNSPVRAFGAVGGTPLFIKSGTGCYLNDIDGNTYVDYIGSWGPLILGHADPRVVKRIHAAVSNGTSYGAPTEQEVRLAQLIKEAMPSLEKIRMVNSGTEATMSAIRLARGFTKRDAVIKFDGCYHGHVDSLLIQAGSGATTLGTPTSPGVPQDFVKHTISLPYNNIDAVNEVCLKRGKEIACIIVEAVAGNMGVVLPQKNYLEGLREITKKYGIVLIFDEVMTGFRVAHGGVQSLYHITPDLTTLGKIIGGGLPVGAYGGKKEIMDSISPMGAVYQAGTLSGNPVAMTAGIATLEILKDTTIYKGLEEKSHRLAVGMEKVCKDAKIPAYHTRIGSMLCTFFTDQPVTDYATAKKCNTMRYAKFFHGMLDKGFYFAPSQFEAAFVSTCHGEKEIDATIDAFKDVVKSF; this is translated from the coding sequence ATGTCAAAAAGAATTACCGAAAAATCAGAAAAGACATTTGCTGAAGCGCAAAAATTTATACCCGGAGGAGTTAATAGCCCTGTTAGAGCATTTGGCGCAGTAGGAGGAACCCCTCTATTTATAAAATCTGGAACAGGTTGTTACCTGAATGATATTGATGGTAATACTTACGTGGACTATATAGGCTCATGGGGGCCACTCATATTGGGGCATGCCGATCCCAGGGTTGTAAAAAGGATTCATGCGGCAGTTTCCAATGGAACCAGCTACGGAGCCCCAACCGAGCAAGAGGTAAGGTTAGCGCAACTCATTAAGGAAGCTATGCCTTCTCTGGAAAAGATAAGAATGGTTAATTCTGGTACAGAAGCCACAATGAGTGCTATTCGCCTGGCGCGAGGATTTACCAAACGGGATGCGGTGATTAAATTCGATGGCTGTTACCATGGGCATGTGGATAGTTTGCTTATCCAGGCAGGTTCGGGTGCCACGACATTAGGAACGCCCACGAGTCCAGGTGTTCCTCAAGATTTTGTTAAACATACAATATCTCTTCCCTATAATAATATAGACGCAGTGAATGAGGTTTGTCTCAAGCGAGGGAAGGAAATTGCCTGTATTATTGTTGAAGCGGTTGCCGGAAATATGGGTGTAGTGCTCCCTCAAAAAAATTATTTAGAGGGATTGAGAGAAATAACCAAGAAGTATGGTATTGTGCTTATATTTGATGAGGTAATGACCGGTTTCAGGGTTGCACACGGCGGTGTGCAGTCGCTTTACCATATTACTCCTGATTTAACAACCTTGGGCAAGATTATTGGTGGGGGTCTTCCGGTCGGTGCATATGGTGGCAAGAAGGAAATTATGGACAGTATATCACCTATGGGTGCTGTATATCAAGCGGGTACGCTATCGGGCAATCCTGTGGCTATGACTGCTGGTATTGCTACATTGGAAATACTCAAAGATACTACTATTTATAAAGGATTAGAAGAGAAATCTCATCGATTAGCCGTAGGTATGGAAAAAGTCTGTAAAGATGCTAAAATACCTGCTTACCATACACGTATAGGATCAATGTTATGTACGTTTTTTACAGACCAACCAGTAACGGATTATGCCACAGCCAAAAAATGCAATACAATGCGATATGCAAAGTTCTTTCACGGTATGTTAGATAAAGGTTTCTATTTTGCTCCGTCTCAGTTTGAGGCAGCTTTTGTATCAACATGCCATGGTGAAAAAGAAATTGATGCAACGATCGATGCTTTTAAGGATGTAGTAAAAAGTTTTTAA
- the purN gene encoding phosphoribosylglycinamide formyltransferase, whose protein sequence is MNKKINLGVLISGSGNTLQNFIDQIKTEKLNANIEVVISSKPDVAGLDRAKKYNIPTSVIPYVNYKDVDSFSNALSTELDKYAIDLITLAGFIHLYKIPEKYQGRVMNIHPGLIPAFCGQQYYGYKVHKAAIDYGVKISGCTVHFADNTYDTGPIIIQRAVPVFFEDTPDTLAARVFGEECMAYPEAIRLFAAGRLRIEGRKVKILNS, encoded by the coding sequence ATGAACAAAAAAATCAATTTAGGGGTGCTAATTTCTGGTAGTGGTAACACTCTTCAGAATTTTATAGACCAGATAAAAACAGAAAAACTTAATGCCAACATTGAGGTTGTAATAAGCAGTAAGCCGGATGTTGCAGGTTTAGATCGTGCGAAAAAATATAATATCCCTACATCAGTTATTCCTTATGTAAATTATAAAGATGTTGATTCTTTTAGTAATGCTCTTAGTACTGAATTAGATAAGTATGCTATTGATTTAATTACCCTTGCAGGTTTTATCCATCTCTATAAGATTCCTGAGAAATACCAGGGAAGGGTTATGAATATTCATCCCGGCCTCATCCCTGCCTTTTGCGGTCAACAGTACTATGGTTATAAGGTTCATAAGGCCGCCATTGACTATGGAGTAAAGATTTCCGGATGCACTGTACACTTTGCTGATAATACCTACGATACCGGACCTATTATTATCCAAAGGGCTGTTCCTGTATTTTTTGAAGACACGCCCGATACTCTTGCTGCCCGGGTATTCGGAGAAGAATGTATGGCATATCCTGAAGCAATACGCCTGTTTGCTGCAGGACGATTACGGATAGAGGGCAGAAAGGTAAAGATACTAAACTCTTAG
- a CDS encoding AtpZ/AtpI family protein has protein sequence MDFCIEGNRLPLVKKDKNGKDDETYRVIGLVGSFGFTTAGAIAGGYFLGGYLDKRFDTSPWFMMSFIVLGIIGSFIEFFKLVKKLLEENNKNHDSRG, from the coding sequence ATGGATTTTTGTATAGAGGGAAATAGATTGCCTCTTGTCAAGAAAGATAAAAATGGTAAAGATGATGAAACATATCGTGTTATAGGATTAGTTGGGAGCTTTGGTTTCACGACTGCTGGCGCTATAGCAGGGGGATATTTTCTTGGTGGCTATTTAGATAAAAGATTTGATACCTCTCCGTGGTTTATGATGTCGTTCATTGTATTAGGAATTATTGGAAGTTTTATAGAATTTTTTAAGCTAGTAAAGAAATTATTAGAAGAAAATAATAAAAACCATGATAGTAGAGGATAA
- a CDS encoding insulinase family protein — protein sequence MYIYSKEILPNGLRVIYIEMPYIHSVVMSAYISVGSRYEEEKKTGISHFLEHMLFRGTRRFKNSFELLQAIDSIGGENDAYTSPEYSAVTIQVHNKHIEQGLQILGDIILGGNFKPEDIEIEKCILREEMKQFVDVKGDYVCIDDMSYCLMWKNGSTEIPLFGDEKTIASLTAEDLTAYYKQFFVPDNMVLCISGNFKKEQVVHYIYEVYGNLQGKFTGQKPPLKTKQTKPKYLFKKSPSQTTSFKLCHKAYPYKHKNVIIMLLIADVLGGGISSRLSINLRERLGLVYEIACYPTMFSDVGSIDIYTSTKKENFEKTAQAVMDEVHKLSCEGITEQELKRTEERVFSQMQLIMDSPLAMANWFGIEELLITPEIPDTPEKQTQKIHDIRLEDVRKVISEIFVPEKRNFIVVGAYSLSNKKHTITMLT from the coding sequence ATGTATATATATAGTAAAGAGATTTTACCAAACGGACTCCGTGTAATCTATATAGAGATGCCTTATATCCACTCAGTGGTTATGTCTGCCTATATCAGCGTAGGGTCCCGATATGAGGAAGAAAAAAAGACGGGTATCTCACATTTCCTTGAACATATGCTTTTCCGAGGAACGAGGCGTTTTAAAAATTCTTTCGAGTTGCTTCAAGCTATTGATAGTATCGGTGGAGAAAATGATGCTTACACATCTCCGGAATATTCTGCCGTAACTATTCAGGTACATAACAAACACATCGAACAGGGATTACAGATATTAGGCGACATTATCCTGGGAGGAAATTTTAAACCGGAAGATATCGAAATAGAAAAATGCATCCTCCGCGAAGAAATGAAACAATTTGTAGATGTAAAAGGAGATTATGTATGCATTGACGATATGTCCTATTGTCTCATGTGGAAGAATGGTTCAACAGAGATACCTTTATTCGGAGATGAAAAAACCATCGCATCCTTAACCGCCGAAGACCTAACAGCATACTATAAGCAATTCTTTGTTCCAGATAATATGGTTCTCTGTATCAGTGGGAACTTCAAGAAAGAACAAGTCGTCCATTACATATATGAAGTATACGGAAATCTACAAGGTAAGTTTACTGGGCAAAAACCACCTCTCAAAACCAAGCAAACAAAGCCGAAATATTTATTTAAAAAATCTCCTTCTCAAACCACCAGTTTTAAACTTTGTCATAAGGCATACCCGTATAAACACAAAAATGTTATTATCATGCTTCTCATTGCAGATGTTCTGGGCGGAGGCATCAGTTCAAGATTATCAATCAATCTCCGTGAGAGATTAGGCCTCGTTTACGAAATAGCCTGCTACCCTACTATGTTCTCTGATGTGGGGTCTATTGATATCTACACATCTACAAAAAAGGAAAATTTTGAGAAAACAGCACAGGCCGTCATGGATGAAGTCCACAAACTTTCTTGTGAGGGAATAACCGAGCAGGAACTCAAAAGGACAGAGGAGCGGGTGTTCAGTCAGATGCAGCTTATTATGGATAGTCCGCTCGCAATGGCTAACTGGTTTGGCATTGAAGAACTGTTAATTACACCAGAAATACCTGATACACCCGAAAAACAAACCCAGAAAATTCATGATATTCGATTAGAAGATGTGCGCAAAGTTATTTCTGAAATTTTTGTACCTGAAAAGCGCAATTTTATCGTTGTGGGCGCTTATAGTTTGTCGAACAAGAAACATACCATTACGATGCTTACATAA
- the ruvX gene encoding Holliday junction resolvase RuvX gives MRILGIDYGEKRIGVALSDPLGITAQGLTTIERTQIKEDLQKILNIIQEKEVEEVVVGLPKHMNNTLGDKAHAVLAFVELLKKRVQIPIHTIDERLSTVRANKAMLEGDLSRKKRKERIDMIAAQFILQNYLARTQK, from the coding sequence ATGCGCATACTGGGAATCGATTACGGTGAAAAGCGAATTGGCGTTGCATTAAGCGACCCACTTGGAATTACCGCACAAGGATTAACAACGATAGAACGTACTCAGATAAAAGAAGACCTGCAAAAAATACTGAATATTATACAGGAAAAGGAGGTTGAAGAAGTTGTCGTTGGTTTACCAAAACATATGAACAATACGTTAGGAGACAAGGCACATGCAGTACTGGCATTTGTTGAACTGTTAAAGAAGCGTGTTCAAATCCCTATACATACTATCGATGAAAGGCTCAGTACTGTTAGAGCAAATAAAGCTATGCTGGAAGGAGATCTATCGAGAAAGAAGAGAAAAGAACGAATTGATATGATTGCCGCCCAGTTCATATTACAGAACTATTTAGCGAGAACTCAGAAATAA
- a CDS encoding haloacid dehalogenase-like hydrolase — protein sequence MKKIVVMDVDGVLFRGQFLLHLARYVGIFVYIRTVLLCFLFNMNKISIQELLKKVYERFKGIDLESAQTVYKNITVIRYAQETIEALRSHGYYVILVSSGVPDLFVKDLATRLSADDGYGVEIGIHNRRLTGDVFGRLSQPHGKKELIEELLIKNNLTWQNTIVLVDDRNNLNIMNKASINIGVNAHYTVRQKANYLIDSRNLAEVLDILNIADADTYGTLSAGMRKQFIHSWYQEIRRKFLHILIACVPIFSNFIYYTTQMTLLALLGAYVVSECLRINGYSFPLLGRITRSSVRKAEERDFAFGPVTLILGAVLSLHFFPAVVANIAIWIVAFADTAATIVGRSLGVHRIPYNKKKSIEGTFAAMIVAFLCGYIYLPIPVALFIALISSIIESLPLKSLDNLFMPVGTGLLLLSLGYS from the coding sequence ATGAAAAAAATTGTTGTAATGGATGTAGACGGTGTGCTGTTTAGAGGGCAATTTTTATTGCACTTAGCACGTTATGTAGGAATATTCGTATACATACGAACGGTTCTCCTGTGTTTTCTCTTTAATATGAATAAAATCTCTATCCAGGAATTGCTCAAAAAGGTATACGAGCGTTTTAAAGGAATTGACCTCGAATCTGCACAAACAGTTTACAAAAATATTACAGTAATAAGATATGCACAAGAGACGATTGAGGCACTGCGCAGCCATGGCTATTATGTAATTCTTGTTAGCAGTGGAGTGCCTGATTTATTTGTAAAAGACCTTGCAACAAGGTTATCGGCAGATGATGGATACGGTGTGGAAATCGGTATACATAACAGGCGATTAACAGGTGATGTATTTGGACGTCTTTCCCAACCTCATGGTAAAAAAGAACTCATTGAAGAGTTATTAATCAAAAATAACCTTACATGGCAGAATACTATTGTTCTTGTAGATGACCGTAATAATCTTAATATTATGAATAAAGCCAGTATCAATATTGGTGTTAATGCCCACTACACCGTGCGGCAAAAGGCAAATTACTTAATTGATAGTAGAAACCTTGCCGAGGTTCTGGATATTTTGAATATAGCAGATGCAGATACCTATGGAACCCTGTCTGCGGGTATGCGGAAACAATTTATTCATTCGTGGTATCAGGAAATTCGAAGAAAATTTCTCCATATCCTCATCGCATGCGTGCCAATATTCTCCAATTTCATTTACTATACAACCCAAATGACGCTCCTTGCTTTGTTAGGCGCTTATGTGGTTTCTGAATGTCTAAGGATCAATGGGTACTCATTCCCACTTTTGGGAAGAATAACAAGATCCAGTGTCCGTAAAGCAGAAGAACGAGATTTTGCTTTTGGGCCAGTGACTTTGATTCTGGGAGCGGTTTTATCTTTACATTTCTTTCCCGCTGTGGTTGCAAATATTGCTATATGGATTGTAGCATTTGCCGATACCGCTGCTACCATAGTTGGCAGGAGTCTGGGTGTCCATCGTATCCCTTATAACAAAAAGAAGAGTATTGAGGGCACTTTCGCAGCTATGATTGTGGCTTTTTTGTGTGGATATATCTATTTACCGATTCCGGTAGCTTTATTTATAGCGCTCATTTCAAGTATTATAGAGTCATTACCGCTAAAGTCATTAGATAATCTATTCATGCCCGTTGGTACCGGACTTCTCTTGTTATCTCTCGGATATTCATAG
- a CDS encoding U32 family peptidase: protein MIPIQNTLPKKPELLAPGGDIEKLKTAVEYGADAVYVGGEGFNLRMGAPDITLEEINEATTWIHNRGKKIYITLNIFARNYHIRSIRPYLEKLAEIPVDAVIISDPGIFFMVREIAPHIPIHLSTQANTTNGKSVEFWYQQGIQRIILARELTLGEIQEITDNSRAETEVFIHGAMCMSYSGRCLLSSFMTNRHANLGDCSHACRWQYTLKEEKRPNETYPIVEDESGTFILSSKDLCMIQHIPELVRAGITAWKIEGRMKSQYYVAVVTRIYREALDRYFADPDNYAYDRRWLSELEKVSHREYGTGFFFGNQGYNSQTTHPGNSYIKEYDYLGTVHNVLSEDTAEVLVKNRISGNTSVEIMGKRLSEDFSQVLMDIRNEQNEPIETANAGQKVLVKVSRPVRKYFMLRKCG from the coding sequence ATGATACCCATACAGAATACATTACCTAAAAAACCAGAACTTCTTGCACCGGGAGGAGATATTGAAAAACTCAAAACAGCAGTTGAATATGGCGCCGATGCTGTTTATGTAGGTGGAGAAGGTTTTAATCTTCGAATGGGCGCACCCGATATAACGTTAGAGGAAATCAATGAGGCTACTACCTGGATTCATAACCGGGGTAAAAAAATTTATATCACCTTAAATATCTTTGCACGTAATTATCACATTCGCAGTATACGCCCTTATCTGGAAAAACTTGCTGAAATTCCGGTAGATGCTGTAATTATTTCAGACCCTGGCATTTTTTTTATGGTGAGAGAAATTGCTCCGCACATTCCCATTCACCTGAGTACACAAGCCAATACAACCAACGGGAAGTCTGTCGAGTTCTGGTACCAACAGGGTATTCAACGGATAATACTTGCCAGGGAATTAACCCTGGGAGAAATTCAAGAAATTACTGACAATTCCCGGGCAGAAACTGAGGTGTTTATCCATGGCGCTATGTGTATGTCATATTCAGGCCGTTGTCTCCTGAGCAGTTTTATGACAAACCGACATGCAAACCTGGGAGATTGCTCTCATGCATGCCGATGGCAGTATACCCTGAAAGAGGAAAAACGGCCCAATGAGACATACCCTATAGTCGAAGATGAAAGTGGTACTTTTATTTTGAGTTCCAAGGATCTTTGTATGATTCAACATATTCCAGAATTGGTCCGCGCTGGCATTACTGCATGGAAAATAGAAGGACGGATGAAAAGCCAATACTACGTTGCCGTTGTCACGAGGATATACAGAGAAGCACTGGATCGTTATTTTGCTGATCCTGACAACTACGCCTATGATCGGAGATGGCTATCTGAGCTTGAAAAAGTTAGTCACAGGGAATACGGAACAGGATTTTTTTTCGGAAATCAGGGGTATAATAGTCAGACAACACATCCTGGAAATTCTTATATAAAAGAGTATGATTATCTTGGCACGGTTCATAACGTCCTTTCAGAAGATACGGCAGAAGTATTAGTAAAAAACAGGATTTCCGGGAACACTTCTGTAGAAATCATGGGAAAGCGTTTAAGTGAAGATTTTAGCCAGGTACTGATGGATATCAGGAATGAACAGAATGAACCGATAGAAACAGCCAATGCCGGGCAAAAGGTACTGGTAAAAGTATCACGGCCGGTACGTAAGTATTTTATGCTTAGGAAGTGCGGATGA
- a CDS encoding DUF2325 domain-containing protein, with the protein MFVLIVGGDHLGNIPRELDKLGITEIQHISGRSGQKVRDKIIGKKVFIILLYDFVNHSLAYKIKKFASNKEIPIIYAKRSWASIHKKIKENQQLMSKLGLLC; encoded by the coding sequence ATGTTTGTGTTAATTGTCGGGGGAGATCATTTAGGAAACATTCCCAGAGAGCTTGATAAACTTGGGATCACAGAAATTCAGCATATAAGCGGAAGAAGTGGGCAAAAGGTCCGTGACAAAATTATAGGGAAGAAGGTTTTTATTATTTTGTTATACGATTTTGTTAACCATAGTTTAGCGTATAAAATAAAGAAATTTGCCAGCAATAAAGAAATTCCTATTATCTATGCAAAAAGATCCTGGGCATCTATCCATAAAAAAATAAAGGAGAATCAACAGCTCATGAGTAAATTAGGGTTGCTATGTTAA
- a CDS encoding tetratricopeptide repeat protein yields the protein MNIRTIVFIVLTTFITGCSSSGFLKKISPFKNEEPTLEPQKGTVPANREKSEEIFVCAGDIDTTYKKLGEVSLGEFGFSGHDVLALKIKEKAQAVGAQAVINVQYDTGASKSWQGYGELGGTDYGVKHTSWCKGTAIVFLESYNPLGLLVCNITKENKEWFGFKKKQHGVLIVHSMPEGIAANAGIRVEDLLTEWNSEKIEDKKHLKQLIETHAGKEVKLTLLREKEIRMISLSVPTSEASQIVLSPPNPFKEEQKLAIENTTEKETSPVKLSSNTADIHNEVGDLYLRKGMYDEAMKEYKKAIEIDPNCAIAHFNLSIVYDKKGMKEKADEEFATYKRLKPKNKFK from the coding sequence ATGAACATCAGAACGATCGTCTTTATTGTTCTTACTACTTTTATAACCGGCTGTAGTTCTTCCGGCTTTCTTAAAAAGATATCACCTTTTAAGAACGAAGAACCCACTCTCGAACCCCAGAAAGGCACGGTGCCTGCAAATAGAGAAAAAAGCGAAGAGATATTTGTCTGCGCAGGCGATATCGATACAACATATAAAAAGCTGGGAGAAGTGAGTCTTGGTGAATTCGGTTTTTCAGGACATGACGTTCTCGCCTTAAAAATTAAGGAAAAAGCCCAAGCAGTGGGCGCCCAGGCAGTAATTAATGTCCAATACGATACCGGAGCTTCAAAATCATGGCAAGGATATGGAGAGTTGGGAGGAACAGATTACGGTGTAAAACATACTTCGTGGTGTAAAGGCACGGCAATTGTATTTCTGGAATCCTATAATCCTTTGGGGCTTCTTGTATGTAATATTACCAAAGAAAATAAAGAATGGTTTGGATTTAAAAAAAAGCAACACGGCGTGCTTATCGTTCATAGTATGCCTGAAGGCATCGCAGCAAATGCAGGTATTCGGGTAGAAGATCTCCTTACCGAATGGAATAGTGAAAAAATTGAAGACAAAAAACATTTAAAACAACTCATAGAAACACATGCAGGCAAAGAGGTTAAACTTACTCTCTTGAGAGAAAAAGAGATCAGGATGATAAGTCTGTCAGTACCAACATCTGAGGCTAGCCAAATTGTATTATCTCCGCCAAATCCCTTCAAAGAAGAACAAAAATTGGCAATTGAGAACACTACGGAAAAAGAGACTTCTCCGGTTAAACTGAGTTCAAATACTGCCGATATTCACAATGAAGTCGGTGATCTTTATCTACGAAAAGGGATGTATGATGAGGCGATGAAAGAATATAAAAAAGCCATTGAAATTGACCCAAACTGTGCTATCGCCCATTTTAATCTTAGTATCGTATATGATAAAAAGGGTATGAAAGAAAAAGCTGATGAGGAATTTGCAACCTATAAGAGATTAAAGCCAAAAAATAAATTCAAATAA
- a CDS encoding tetratricopeptide repeat protein: protein MKSYIITLLNLLVIFTLSCNKNDTPHTKVGIVYKPNSMNGDALKQGASGLDTSPLDRKEINNKLESMENNDLFNFALDAGNQGNYGDALTAYNKLLERDKNYPDVYYYQGLLYRDMGMRDEAISAFQTAIIQNPNSAEAHYNLGYAYRCKGLHREAIAEYQKSLELIPENKIKQRTYIHYNLGFSYFSNGLIDDAINEFTKALAYKPKDKEIHQKLGIAYTAKGWTDKAKDEFSLYHTYDKPIKK, encoded by the coding sequence ATGAAAAGCTATATTATAACCCTCTTAAATCTTCTTGTAATTTTTACCCTTAGTTGCAACAAAAATGATACCCCGCATACCAAGGTAGGAATTGTTTATAAACCCAATAGCATGAACGGTGATGCCTTGAAACAGGGGGCATCCGGTTTAGACACCTCTCCCCTTGATAGAAAAGAGATCAATAATAAACTAGAATCCATGGAAAACAATGATTTATTCAATTTTGCGCTTGATGCTGGAAATCAGGGTAACTATGGAGATGCCCTGACAGCATATAACAAACTATTGGAACGGGATAAAAATTACCCTGATGTTTATTACTACCAAGGGCTTTTATACCGGGATATGGGTATGCGAGATGAAGCTATCAGCGCCTTTCAAACAGCCATTATTCAAAACCCAAATTCAGCAGAGGCCCACTATAATCTAGGCTACGCTTACCGATGTAAGGGATTACATAGAGAAGCTATTGCAGAATATCAAAAATCTTTAGAACTTATCCCTGAAAATAAGATAAAACAACGGACATACATTCATTACAACCTTGGATTTTCTTACTTTTCCAATGGACTGATTGATGATGCAATCAATGAATTTACTAAGGCTCTGGCCTATAAGCCAAAAGATAAGGAAATTCATCAGAAGCTCGGCATTGCTTATACGGCAAAAGGTTGGACAGATAAAGCAAAAGATGAATTTTCACTGTATCATACCTACGATAAACCTATAAAAAAATAA
- the hxlB gene encoding 6-phospho-3-hexuloisomerase, whose product MKIHGNPLGIKATTQIILDEIYSVLEKIDEKAYEQFVLSILTAKSIFVTGQGRSGLVSRTFAMRLTHIGLHAYCVGDATTPNIDKGDLLIACSGSGNTHITGYIAGLAKKSHSTIIAVTSHKDSLLARQADVIIELPVQEVSTNYKNNGSIQFRSTLFEQACLVYLDGVILSLLTRLNSSENDMHRRHSNLE is encoded by the coding sequence TTGAAGATTCATGGTAATCCTCTTGGTATTAAAGCGACTACACAAATTATACTAGACGAAATCTATTCTGTATTGGAAAAGATCGATGAAAAGGCATATGAGCAGTTTGTTTTATCTATTCTTACTGCAAAAAGTATATTTGTTACAGGACAAGGACGTTCAGGGCTGGTATCACGCACCTTTGCTATGAGACTTACCCATATTGGATTGCATGCTTATTGCGTTGGCGATGCTACAACACCCAATATCGATAAAGGAGATCTATTGATAGCCTGCAGCGGTTCTGGTAATACCCATATCACCGGTTATATTGCTGGATTGGCTAAGAAATCACATTCTACCATCATCGCTGTGACTTCCCACAAAGACTCTTTACTTGCGAGACAAGCGGATGTTATTATTGAGTTACCGGTACAGGAAGTGAGCACCAATTATAAGAATAATGGGTCTATTCAATTCCGGAGTACACTTTTTGAGCAGGCATGCCTTGTGTATTTAGACGGGGTTATTCTTTCTCTTCTTACCAGGCTGAACAGTTCTGAGAATGATATGCACAGGCGGCATTCCAACCTGGAGTAA
- a CDS encoding YggT family protein, which yields MGVFLGKLISLYEIALLIRIVLSWVPHNPYNQAIQFLYKITDPVLNPVRKLIPPIRGIDFSPVIVFIALGVVKRMALVLF from the coding sequence ATGGGAGTTTTCCTGGGTAAACTCATCAGTCTTTATGAGATTGCATTACTCATCAGAATTGTATTATCGTGGGTGCCTCATAACCCCTATAATCAGGCAATACAATTTCTTTATAAAATCACAGATCCCGTATTGAATCCTGTACGAAAACTTATCCCGCCCATCAGAGGTATAGATTTCTCCCCGGTAATTGTATTTATTGCCTTGGGCGTTGTTAAACGGATGGCATTGGTACTCTTTTAA
- a CDS encoding HD domain-containing protein has protein sequence MEISKLIDNLMDHELIGLLLSNVTDLTYIYDTEGNVLFVNKIFEKFIGHRPEEFYGKPFASLYDESNLKEALNMYARTLKGECPQYELYFKNTKVLCEYKNFPLKGEKGNIIGVIGIARDITHRKQGEEVKALNESLEKRIAENSMKLVKINEELTEEIYNRKRLESESKQNSKRLQKSLRCIIQTMASVVELRDSYAVGHQKRVAQLACCIAEEMGLSQERIDGICFAANLHDIGKVSVPAEILGKVEQLTEGELNMLKNHSRVGYDIVKEIESPYPVAQIVLQHHERINRSGYPMSLSDKDILLEAKILAVADVVEAISFPRPYRSTFGLDKALDEISQNRGILYDLNVVHACLVLFHEKGFKFEQKSYANLRLFEDVLLKI, from the coding sequence GTGGAGATATCAAAGCTTATTGATAATTTGATGGATCATGAATTGATAGGACTATTATTATCTAACGTAACCGATCTTACCTATATTTATGATACTGAGGGAAATGTTTTATTTGTGAATAAAATATTTGAGAAATTTATCGGACATAGACCAGAAGAATTTTACGGAAAACCGTTTGCTTCTCTTTATGATGAATCTAACCTGAAAGAAGCACTAAATATGTATGCAAGAACATTGAAAGGGGAGTGCCCGCAATATGAATTATATTTTAAAAATACGAAAGTGCTCTGTGAATATAAGAATTTTCCTTTGAAAGGTGAAAAAGGAAATATAATTGGCGTTATAGGTATTGCCAGAGATATCACCCACCGCAAGCAAGGAGAAGAGGTAAAGGCGCTTAACGAATCTTTAGAAAAACGGATAGCAGAAAACTCAATGAAACTGGTAAAGATAAATGAAGAATTGACGGAAGAGATTTACAACCGTAAACGATTAGAGAGTGAATCTAAACAGAATAGTAAAAGGTTGCAAAAATCCTTAAGATGTATCATTCAGACTATGGCATCGGTTGTTGAATTGAGGGATTCTTATGCAGTTGGTCATCAAAAACGAGTTGCCCAACTTGCTTGTTGTATAGCTGAGGAGATGGGTCTTTCCCAGGAAAGGATTGATGGAATCTGTTTTGCGGCAAATCTTCATGATATTGGCAAAGTATCTGTACCAGCGGAGATTCTTGGGAAAGTTGAACAGCTTACCGAGGGCGAGCTGAATATGCTTAAGAATCATTCACGAGTAGGCTATGATATAGTAAAAGAGATAGAATCTCCTTATCCTGTTGCTCAAATTGTGCTTCAACATCATGAGAGGATTAATAGGTCTGGATATCCTATGAGCTTGTCAGATAAAGATATACTCCTGGAAGCAAAAATTTTGGCCGTAGCTGATGTTGTAGAGGCGATATCCTTTCCCCGTCCTTATCGGTCAACATTCGGTTTAGATAAAGCCTTGGATGAAATATCACAAAACAGAGGTATTCTTTACGATCTTAATGTGGTACATGCTTGTTTGGTTCTTTTTCATGAAAAAGGATTTAAGTTTGAACAGAAGTCATATGCAAATCTGAGACTATTTGAGGATGTTTTGTTGAAAATTTGA